Proteins encoded within one genomic window of Edaphobacter lichenicola:
- a CDS encoding electron transfer flavoprotein subunit alpha/FixB family protein: MILVVVEYANGKVSKSTWEMITAARESGREAPVTALVLGSNIAPIAAEVAKAVDQVLVADLPALAQYDPELWSAAVAQIATEGEASLVLIGGSRSGREYSPRVAIKLDAPLLEDVITLKATGETITSQRYTFLARVTETIETTAPIAVVAVKPGVFNPATPRAEAGEQFDVDLNLPTPRLKVTGKTAERSSRISLAEAEIVVSGGRGVGSAEGFTQYVEALADQLGAAVGATRAIVDAGWRPYSEQVGQTGKTVQPKTYIAIGISGAVQHLSGMNKSKTIVAINRDAEAPIFKIADYGIIGDVTQLVPAILIELKK, encoded by the coding sequence ATGATTCTCGTCGTCGTGGAGTATGCCAACGGCAAAGTAAGCAAGAGCACCTGGGAGATGATCACCGCCGCACGCGAATCAGGCCGCGAAGCCCCCGTCACCGCGTTAGTTCTTGGCAGCAACATAGCACCCATCGCCGCTGAAGTAGCCAAAGCCGTCGATCAGGTTCTAGTCGCCGATCTACCCGCGCTCGCCCAGTACGACCCTGAGCTCTGGTCCGCCGCTGTCGCGCAGATCGCCACCGAAGGCGAAGCCTCTCTCGTCCTCATCGGCGGCAGCCGCAGCGGTCGCGAGTACAGCCCACGCGTAGCCATCAAACTTGACGCGCCTCTGCTCGAAGACGTCATCACCCTCAAAGCCACCGGTGAAACCATCACCTCCCAGCGTTACACCTTCCTGGCCCGCGTCACCGAGACCATCGAAACCACCGCGCCCATCGCCGTAGTCGCCGTCAAACCCGGCGTCTTCAATCCCGCAACTCCACGAGCCGAAGCAGGAGAGCAGTTCGACGTAGACCTCAACCTCCCCACGCCGCGCCTCAAGGTCACCGGCAAAACCGCCGAGCGCAGCTCCCGCATCTCGCTCGCCGAAGCCGAGATCGTCGTCTCCGGCGGCCGCGGCGTCGGCAGCGCCGAAGGCTTCACCCAATACGTCGAAGCCCTCGCCGATCAGCTCGGCGCCGCAGTCGGAGCCACCCGCGCCATCGTTGATGCAGGCTGGCGCCCCTACTCCGAACAAGTCGGCCAGACCGGAAAAACCGTACAGCCCAAGACCTACATCGCCATCGGCATCTCCGGCGCGGTCCAACACCTCTCTGGAATGAACAAGAGCAAAACCATCGTCGCCATCAACCGCGACGCCGAAGCCCCCATCTTCAAAATCGCCGACTACGGCATCATCGGCGACGTAACCCAGCTAGTCCCCGCCATCCTCATCGAACTCAAAAAATAA
- a CDS encoding (Fe-S)-binding protein — protein sequence MLPFPQQIAFLLFAAATLTLGLWGFYRLYLRIHRGTRDPELRFNHLPRRLVYALITTLTQQRTFKKRPTIGLFHSFIFYGFVFYGLVNLVDAAEGYLPFLTINGLSSNRIGALYAIIIVVATYSFLADLLSFLVLLGVIALVIRRFALPSRTDFRFNPRTLLHKDVKHQKITRDSLIVSAFILFHVGSRAIGAGAKIAAEGPDPLQPFATLLSHLFTPANAEAFRIFGYWGALGSVLAFLAYFPYTKHIHIFMAPAKYLVAREPSSGVLPLAALNLETEAETETETNPQTIGAAKLEDLAWPRLLDAYACIQCNRCQDVCPATATGKSLSPAALEINKRMELNDLAAQRSPFAFTSAPFEKNSPSPRPLLQFALSPEAAWACTTCGACMEVCPTQNEQMLDIIDIRRNQVMIEGEFPSQLQSAFRGMERAQNPWGINHEQRLAWADGLNVKTTDENPTPDVLYWVGCAASYDPQAQKTARAFVELLIHAEVNFAVLGKKECCTGDSARRAGNEYLYRQLADKNVSTLNTIQPKLIVASCPHCMNSIGHEYKQIGGDYKVLHHTEYLETLVATKKLTATPSDATITYHDPCYLGRHNGVYEAPRNLLNILSNSTPELPRNRENSFCCGAGGAQFWKEEEEGNQRISDNRFREAQKTLAPAAGEKILAVGCPFCKSMLGSTPTKADSEDIAIKDVAELLLEGVRRSKGLTAAPIPQPAASAAPQPNLEPVTATPAQPPAVETLPTEAPPAATPAEPPVERRKWQPKSAAPTQPAQNPPIAAQLTEQASATEAIRTSPAPERKKWQPKSAGTLPEQIGPGTFSEVTPIAQTTPARAAAPVSATSPNPEAIAPERKKWQPKSATPTPASEPIPTVSTETATSPASTDAPTRKKWNPKKPS from the coding sequence ATGCTTCCATTCCCCCAGCAGATCGCCTTCCTCCTCTTCGCCGCCGCCACCCTCACGTTGGGCCTGTGGGGCTTCTATCGCCTCTACCTCCGCATTCATCGCGGCACGCGCGACCCCGAACTCCGCTTCAACCATCTCCCCCGCCGCCTCGTCTACGCCCTCATCACCACGCTCACCCAGCAGCGCACCTTCAAGAAGCGCCCCACCATCGGCCTCTTCCACTCCTTCATCTTCTACGGCTTCGTCTTCTACGGCCTCGTCAACTTAGTCGACGCCGCCGAAGGCTACCTTCCTTTCCTGACAATTAACGGCCTTTCTTCAAATCGCATCGGTGCGCTCTATGCCATCATCATCGTAGTCGCAACCTATAGCTTCCTCGCCGACCTCCTGAGCTTCCTCGTCCTCCTCGGCGTCATCGCGCTGGTCATCCGCCGCTTCGCCCTCCCCAGCCGCACCGACTTCCGCTTCAACCCGCGCACCCTCCTCCACAAAGACGTCAAGCATCAAAAGATCACCCGCGACTCCCTCATCGTCTCCGCCTTCATCCTCTTTCACGTCGGCAGCCGAGCCATCGGAGCCGGAGCGAAGATCGCCGCCGAAGGTCCGGATCCGCTCCAGCCCTTTGCCACTCTGCTCTCCCACCTCTTCACCCCCGCCAACGCCGAAGCCTTCCGCATCTTCGGCTACTGGGGAGCCCTCGGTAGTGTTCTGGCCTTCCTCGCCTACTTCCCCTACACCAAACACATCCACATCTTCATGGCTCCGGCAAAGTACCTCGTTGCCCGCGAACCCTCCTCCGGCGTCCTGCCTCTAGCAGCCCTCAACCTCGAAACCGAAGCCGAGACAGAAACCGAGACCAATCCCCAAACCATCGGCGCCGCCAAGCTCGAAGATCTAGCCTGGCCCCGCCTCCTCGACGCCTACGCCTGCATCCAGTGCAACCGCTGCCAGGACGTCTGCCCCGCCACCGCCACCGGCAAATCCCTCTCTCCCGCCGCGCTCGAGATCAACAAGCGCATGGAGCTCAACGACCTCGCCGCCCAGCGAAGCCCCTTCGCCTTCACCTCCGCGCCCTTCGAAAAAAACTCCCCCAGCCCGCGTCCGCTCCTCCAGTTCGCGCTCTCGCCCGAAGCTGCATGGGCCTGCACCACCTGCGGAGCCTGCATGGAGGTCTGCCCCACCCAAAACGAGCAGATGCTCGACATCATCGACATCCGGCGCAACCAGGTCATGATCGAAGGCGAGTTCCCCAGCCAGCTCCAATCCGCCTTCCGCGGCATGGAGCGAGCCCAAAATCCCTGGGGCATCAACCACGAGCAGCGCCTCGCCTGGGCCGACGGCCTCAACGTCAAAACCACCGACGAAAACCCCACCCCCGACGTCCTCTACTGGGTAGGCTGCGCCGCCAGCTACGACCCCCAGGCCCAGAAGACCGCCCGCGCCTTCGTCGAGCTCCTCATCCACGCCGAGGTCAACTTCGCCGTCCTCGGCAAAAAAGAGTGCTGCACCGGAGACAGCGCCCGCCGCGCCGGCAACGAGTACCTCTACCGCCAGCTGGCCGACAAAAACGTCTCCACCCTCAACACCATCCAGCCCAAACTCATCGTAGCCAGCTGCCCACACTGCATGAACTCCATCGGCCACGAGTACAAGCAGATCGGCGGCGACTACAAGGTCCTCCACCACACCGAGTACCTTGAGACACTCGTAGCCACAAAGAAACTCACCGCCACGCCCAGCGACGCGACCATCACCTATCACGACCCCTGCTACCTCGGCCGCCACAACGGAGTCTACGAAGCCCCCCGCAACCTCCTCAACATCCTCTCGAACTCCACCCCCGAACTCCCCCGCAACCGCGAAAACTCCTTCTGCTGCGGAGCCGGCGGAGCCCAGTTCTGGAAAGAGGAGGAAGAAGGGAACCAGCGCATCTCCGACAACCGCTTCCGCGAAGCCCAGAAGACCCTCGCCCCCGCCGCAGGAGAAAAGATCCTCGCCGTAGGCTGTCCCTTCTGCAAGAGCATGCTCGGCAGCACCCCCACCAAAGCCGACTCCGAAGACATCGCGATCAAAGACGTAGCCGAGCTCCTCCTCGAAGGCGTCCGCCGCAGCAAAGGTCTCACCGCCGCGCCGATCCCGCAGCCCGCAGCATCAGCCGCACCCCAACCCAACCTCGAACCTGTGACTGCCACGCCAGCGCAGCCTCCTGCAGTCGAAACCCTCCCAACCGAAGCTCCTCCAGCCGCCACCCCCGCCGAGCCTCCCGTCGAACGCAGAAAGTGGCAACCCAAATCAGCCGCGCCGACTCAGCCCGCGCAGAATCCCCCCATCGCGGCTCAACTCACAGAACAGGCTTCTGCAACAGAAGCCATTCGAACTTCTCCCGCGCCAGAACGTAAAAAGTGGCAGCCCAAGTCAGCAGGTACTCTACCCGAGCAGATCGGTCCGGGCACGTTCTCCGAAGTTACCCCTATCGCGCAAACCACCCCCGCACGTGCAGCCGCGCCAGTTTCCGCAACCAGTCCAAATCCTGAAGCCATAGCACCCGAACGCAAAAAGTGGCAGCCAAAATCCGCCACTCCGACGCCTGCCTCGGAACCGATCCCTACGGTGTCTACCGAAACGGCAACGTCGCCCGCGTCAACCGATGCACCCACGCGCAAAAAGTGGAACCCAAAGAAGCCCAGCTAA
- a CDS encoding electron transfer flavoprotein subunit beta/FixA family protein: protein MRILTYIRQVLDAEESVHIANNAVALENSKLVMDTMDEYGVEEALRLRESGIEAEIVAVAVGPARVQDALRTALAIGADRAIHVETDIRLDAIALSKVLAQLATQEQATLILSGGQQADWDSHALAAATAERLHWPQVTWTSALELKGTTLTGKHDADEGSESFTLELPAVVTTQQGLNEPRYPTLPNIMKSKKKELRKESLDQFDVMPKLKFVSAEIQVKNRLNKILDGKDAPAAAAQLVDLLRNEARVIA from the coding sequence ATGCGCATACTGACGTACATTCGGCAGGTCCTCGACGCCGAAGAGAGCGTGCACATCGCGAACAACGCCGTCGCGCTCGAAAACAGCAAGCTCGTCATGGACACCATGGACGAGTACGGCGTCGAAGAGGCTCTGCGCCTCCGCGAGAGCGGCATCGAAGCCGAGATCGTCGCCGTCGCCGTAGGCCCCGCCCGCGTGCAGGATGCCCTCCGCACCGCCCTCGCCATCGGCGCCGATCGCGCCATCCACGTCGAAACTGACATCCGCCTCGACGCCATCGCCCTCAGCAAAGTCCTCGCCCAGCTCGCCACGCAGGAACAGGCAACCCTCATCCTCTCCGGCGGCCAGCAGGCCGACTGGGACTCGCACGCCCTCGCCGCCGCCACCGCCGAGCGCCTCCACTGGCCGCAGGTCACCTGGACCAGCGCCCTCGAACTCAAAGGCACCACCCTCACCGGCAAGCACGACGCCGACGAAGGCAGCGAGTCCTTCACGCTCGAGCTTCCCGCCGTCGTCACCACCCAGCAGGGGCTCAATGAGCCGCGCTATCCCACGCTCCCCAACATCATGAAGTCGAAGAAGAAAGAGCTGCGCAAAGAGTCCCTCGACCAGTTCGACGTAATGCCAAAGCTCAAGTTCGTCAGCGCCGAGATTCAGGTCAAAAACCGCCTCAACAAAATCCTCGATGGCAAAGACGCCCCCGCTGCCGCCGCGCAACTCGTAGATCTTCTCCGCAACGAAGCAAGGGTGATCGCATGA
- a CDS encoding alpha/beta hydrolase yields the protein MPLDEKLRMILDAGQALGRPPIEQQTPEEARSERAEMMARFVPMAEYADVRVANRMIAVGEIAARAIAGAGREIGVRVFTPEGGGVSPVVVFFHGGGWVAGTVETHDPYCRALAKEAGVVVVSVNFRLAPEHKFPAGLEDCLAVTEWVLDHAGELGGDGSRVMVGGDSAGGTLATVVALLLRDRGRGGLAGQILLYPAADYYDPPTASYLENAEGYGLTRKGMIWFWDHYLNDKSEAADFRVSPLLAGSLAGLPRAFVVTAEYDVLRDEGQAYARRMVTDGVDVTHVFAEGMNHGFAASANEFPFLPQAKEMLRRVAEWVKAG from the coding sequence TGAGCAGCAGACGCCGGAGGAGGCTCGGTCAGAGAGAGCGGAGATGATGGCGCGGTTTGTGCCAATGGCGGAGTATGCCGATGTGAGGGTGGCGAATCGGATGATTGCTGTTGGTGAGATCGCTGCTCGGGCGATCGCTGGGGCGGGGCGCGAGATTGGTGTGCGGGTTTTTACGCCGGAAGGGGGTGGGGTGTCTCCGGTGGTGGTGTTCTTTCATGGTGGTGGGTGGGTGGCGGGGACGGTTGAGACACATGATCCCTACTGCCGGGCGCTGGCGAAGGAGGCTGGAGTGGTGGTGGTGTCGGTGAACTTCAGGCTGGCTCCGGAGCATAAGTTTCCGGCGGGGCTGGAGGATTGCCTGGCCGTGACGGAGTGGGTGCTGGATCATGCCGGGGAGCTGGGTGGGGACGGTTCGCGGGTGATGGTGGGGGGCGATAGCGCCGGGGGGACACTGGCTACGGTGGTGGCTTTGCTGCTGCGGGATCGCGGGAGGGGAGGACTGGCGGGGCAGATTCTGCTTTACCCGGCTGCGGATTACTATGATCCGCCGACGGCCTCGTACCTGGAGAATGCCGAGGGGTATGGACTGACGCGGAAGGGGATGATCTGGTTTTGGGATCACTATTTGAATGACAAGAGTGAGGCGGCGGACTTTCGGGTGTCGCCGCTGCTGGCGGGTTCGCTGGCGGGGTTGCCAAGGGCTTTTGTGGTGACGGCGGAGTATGACGTGCTTCGGGATGAGGGGCAGGCTTACGCTCGGCGGATGGTGACTGATGGGGTGGATGTGACCCATGTGTTTGCGGAGGGGATGAACCATGGGTTCGCGGCTTCGGCGAATGAGTTTCCGTTTTTGCCGCAGGCGAAGGAGATGCTGCGGAGGGTGGCGGAGTGGGTGAAAGCGGGGTAG
- a CDS encoding MutS-related protein, protein MPPFDLSPSEEYKQRQQAREQQVAHFEKLHRRFGNLRLLVVIATLIAAWLSLHNDVFSPWWLLAGPAAFLALAVLHARVLRRRACAGRAVDFYRKGLARIEDRWSQMGTGQTSERIDTHASLYATDLDLFGPGSLFELLSLARTRMGEDTLATWLLSPSPVADLKQRHAALTELRTRLDLREDIAILGEDLKVGIHAEALTHWAEAPNQLKHPALRWLSLLLSLASIASAVFWVERGEKTPFFLVLILATILTAAIRRQTAAVLQSTEHALKDLQLLSSLLARLEREHFESPRLQSLKQQLSSHHLAGSHAIARLRTIVDYINALENPILRALNVPLLYGVQVAYAAEAWRSAHGTAVRFWLAAIGEAEALLSLSAYTYEHPADPFPEFVASLEHIPAPPCFIAEQLGHPLIAAAKCVRNDVSVCGETRVLLISGSNMSGKSTLMRAVGINTVLAMAGAPVRAARLQLTPLQIGASILINDSLQEGSSRFYAEITRLRQICDLAEKNPPVLFLLDELLQGTNSKDRLIGAEGVVRALLDSGAIGLISTHDLALTTIGEQRDPRLHNVHLQDEIENGKMSFDFKLQQGVVTKSNGIELMRLIGLKV, encoded by the coding sequence GTGCCTCCGTTCGATCTTTCTCCCTCAGAAGAGTACAAGCAACGCCAGCAAGCCCGCGAGCAGCAGGTCGCGCACTTCGAAAAACTGCATCGACGCTTTGGAAATCTCCGCCTCCTCGTAGTCATCGCGACCCTGATCGCCGCCTGGCTCTCTCTCCACAACGACGTCTTCTCCCCCTGGTGGCTGCTGGCAGGTCCCGCAGCATTCCTCGCGCTAGCTGTCCTCCACGCAAGAGTGCTACGCCGTCGAGCCTGCGCCGGACGCGCCGTAGACTTCTACCGCAAGGGCCTTGCCCGCATCGAAGACCGCTGGAGCCAGATGGGCACGGGCCAGACGAGCGAACGCATCGACACCCACGCCAGCCTCTACGCCACCGATCTCGACCTCTTCGGCCCCGGCAGTCTCTTCGAACTCCTCTCGCTCGCCCGCACCCGCATGGGCGAAGACACCCTCGCCACGTGGCTCCTCTCTCCATCCCCCGTCGCCGACCTCAAGCAACGCCACGCCGCGCTCACCGAACTTCGCACCCGCCTCGACCTCCGCGAAGACATAGCCATCCTTGGCGAAGATCTCAAGGTCGGCATCCACGCCGAGGCTCTCACGCATTGGGCCGAAGCGCCCAATCAGCTCAAACACCCGGCTCTCCGCTGGCTCTCTCTCCTCCTCTCTCTCGCATCGATAGCCTCGGCCGTCTTCTGGGTCGAGCGCGGAGAAAAAACTCCCTTCTTCCTCGTCCTCATCCTCGCAACCATCCTCACCGCCGCAATTCGCAGGCAAACCGCCGCAGTCCTTCAATCCACCGAGCACGCCCTCAAAGATCTCCAACTCCTTTCATCCCTCCTCGCCCGTCTCGAACGCGAGCACTTCGAATCCCCCCGCTTGCAGAGCCTCAAGCAGCAGCTCTCCTCGCACCACCTCGCCGGCTCACACGCCATAGCCCGCCTGCGCACCATCGTGGACTACATCAACGCCCTCGAAAACCCCATCCTGCGCGCCCTCAACGTGCCACTCCTCTATGGTGTCCAGGTCGCCTACGCAGCCGAGGCCTGGCGCAGCGCCCACGGAACCGCAGTGCGCTTCTGGCTCGCGGCAATCGGCGAAGCCGAAGCGCTCCTCTCCCTCTCCGCCTACACCTACGAGCATCCCGCCGACCCCTTCCCCGAGTTCGTCGCAAGTCTCGAACACATCCCAGCTCCCCCCTGCTTCATCGCCGAACAACTCGGTCACCCACTCATCGCCGCAGCAAAGTGCGTTCGCAACGACGTCAGCGTCTGCGGCGAAACCCGCGTCCTGCTCATCAGCGGCTCCAACATGTCCGGCAAGAGCACGCTCATGCGCGCCGTCGGCATCAACACCGTCCTCGCGATGGCTGGCGCCCCCGTCCGTGCCGCAAGATTGCAACTCACTCCGCTACAAATAGGCGCCAGCATCCTCATCAACGATTCGCTCCAGGAGGGCAGCTCCCGCTTCTACGCCGAGATCACGCGTCTCCGCCAGATCTGCGACCTCGCCGAAAAGAATCCCCCGGTCCTCTTCCTCCTCGACGAGCTTCTTCAGGGTACAAACTCGAAAGACCGCCTCATCGGAGCCGAAGGCGTAGTACGCGCACTCCTCGACAGCGGCGCCATCGGCCTCATCAGCACTCACGATCTAGCGCTCACCACCATCGGCGAGCAGCGCGACCCCCGCCTTCACAACGTGCATCTCCAGGACGAGATCGAGAACGGAAAAATGAGCTTCGACTTCAAGTTGCAGCAGGGTGTCGTCACCAAAAGCAACGGCATCGAGCTCATGCGCCTGATCGGGCTAAAGGTTTGA